In Sebaldella termitidis ATCC 33386, one DNA window encodes the following:
- a CDS encoding S41 family peptidase → MKNKKYVLLTAIMAILLSLPILCSTTAAKKTDTKTDNTTQQQTAVSEPAGYFKDSGNLNKLTNMINIIQQKFVGKKNPTKQELYEYAMTGLVNGLDDPYSEYLTKKDLESFTEDLDGEYVGVGMSIDKKKDAPLVVVSPFVGSPAAKAGMKIGDKVTKVDKTDIIPLNATETVNLLKGKQGTKVDVEVVREGVKNPFTVTIIRDTIKLEMVESKMLPDQIGYVSLLKFGNHTGAELKKHIEQLQAQGMKGLILDLRSNPGGSLKEAQDISSLFLTQDLVVYLKYKNGQETRYNRTMPSLGNFPLIILVNGGSASASEIVTGAIKDYKRGTIIGQKTFGKGIVQEVIPLEGGDAIKLTVAQYFTPNGNYIHEKGIEPDIKVDMEEVLSIKGYANDSEEARENRMKEIRTYLEKEKGKEETDKIISAGDVQLKRATEEMEKKIK, encoded by the coding sequence ATGAAAAATAAAAAATATGTGTTATTGACTGCGATAATGGCTATATTATTGAGTCTTCCAATTTTGTGCAGTACAACAGCAGCTAAAAAAACTGACACCAAAACTGATAATACGACTCAACAGCAGACAGCAGTTTCAGAACCTGCAGGTTATTTTAAGGATTCGGGAAACCTGAACAAACTCACTAATATGATAAATATTATACAGCAAAAATTCGTAGGGAAGAAAAATCCGACAAAACAGGAGCTTTATGAATATGCGATGACCGGGTTGGTAAACGGACTGGATGATCCGTATTCTGAATATCTTACAAAAAAAGATCTGGAAAGTTTTACTGAGGATCTTGACGGTGAATACGTAGGAGTAGGAATGTCGATTGATAAGAAAAAAGATGCACCGCTTGTAGTGGTATCACCATTTGTAGGAAGTCCGGCAGCCAAGGCAGGGATGAAAATCGGAGATAAGGTAACAAAAGTAGATAAAACAGATATTATACCGTTAAATGCCACAGAAACAGTAAACCTTTTAAAAGGTAAGCAGGGAACAAAGGTAGATGTGGAAGTAGTAAGAGAAGGAGTAAAAAATCCTTTTACGGTTACAATAATAAGAGATACAATAAAGCTTGAGATGGTTGAGAGCAAAATGCTTCCGGATCAGATAGGATATGTAAGTCTTCTGAAATTCGGAAACCATACAGGTGCCGAATTGAAAAAGCACATAGAACAGCTTCAGGCACAGGGAATGAAAGGTCTTATACTTGATTTGAGATCAAATCCGGGAGGATCTTTGAAAGAAGCACAGGATATAAGTTCATTATTTTTAACACAGGATCTTGTGGTATATTTAAAATATAAAAACGGACAGGAAACAAGATATAACAGAACAATGCCTAGTTTAGGGAATTTCCCTTTGATAATCCTTGTAAACGGAGGAAGTGCGTCAGCTTCTGAAATAGTTACGGGAGCAATAAAAGATTATAAAAGAGGTACTATTATAGGGCAGAAAACTTTTGGTAAGGGAATAGTGCAGGAGGTAATACCTTTAGAAGGCGGAGATGCGATAAAGCTGACAGTAGCACAATATTTTACGCCAAACGGAAACTATATACATGAAAAAGGAATAGAGCCTGATATAAAAGTAGATATGGAAGAAGTACTTTCGATAAAAGGCTATGCTAATGACAGTGAAGAAGCAAGAGAGAACAGAATGAAAGAAATAAGAACATATCTTGAAAAGGAAAAAGGAAAAGAAGAAACTGACAAGATAATATCAGCGGGAGATGTACAGTTAAAAAGAGCAACAGAAGAGATGGAGAAAAAAATAAAATAG
- the rsmI gene encoding 16S rRNA (cytidine(1402)-2'-O)-methyltransferase: MLYIVGTPIGNMEDITYRAVKTLKSADYIFSEDTRVSRKLLAHYEIENTLYQYHEHNKSHQIENIINLLKDGKNIALITDAGTPCISDPGYELVDIAHQNDIKVVTIPGASSVIAGASISGLNLRRMAYEGFLPKKKGRQTLFNKLKEEERTIIILESPNRILRTLKDINEYLGNRYVVITRELTKIYEEVIRGNVTDLIEKIEKKPLKGEIVLLIKSKKEEEE; encoded by the coding sequence ATGCTGTATATAGTGGGGACACCTATTGGGAATATGGAAGATATCACATACAGGGCGGTAAAAACCCTTAAAAGCGCGGATTATATCTTCTCGGAGGATACGAGGGTAAGCAGAAAGCTGCTGGCTCATTATGAAATAGAAAATACCCTTTATCAGTATCATGAGCATAATAAGAGTCATCAGATAGAAAATATAATAAATCTTCTGAAAGACGGAAAGAATATTGCGCTGATAACAGATGCCGGAACACCTTGTATTTCAGATCCGGGTTATGAACTGGTAGATATTGCGCATCAGAATGATATAAAAGTAGTTACAATACCAGGTGCTTCATCTGTGATCGCCGGTGCGAGCATTTCGGGACTGAATCTCAGAAGAATGGCTTATGAAGGCTTCCTTCCGAAGAAAAAAGGAAGACAGACTTTGTTTAATAAGCTGAAGGAAGAAGAAAGAACCATTATAATACTGGAATCTCCTAACAGAATATTAAGAACACTGAAAGATATAAATGAGTACCTTGGCAACAGATATGTAGTCATAACCAGAGAGCTCACAAAAATATATGAAGAGGTTATCAGAGGCAATGTAACGGATTTAATAGAGAAAATAGAAAAAAAGCCTTTGAAAGGGGAAATAGTTTTACTTATAAAATCAAAGAAAGAGGAAGAGGAATGA
- the ylqF gene encoding ribosome biogenesis GTPase YlqF, whose amino-acid sequence MSINWYPGHMKKTKETIAENLKIVDLVIEVLDARIPLSSKNPDISKLAKNKKRLTVLNKVDLADEREVENWKEYFIRNDISDYVLAISAEKGTNLNELKRIVDEIYIEKLEKAKKKGLRKTEVRALIAGIPNVGKSKLINKFAGKTKARVGDKPGFTRGKQWVKASEKLELLDTPGVLWPKFDDPEVGYSLAITGSIKDDILPIEEVVSVFIDRMRKTGKLDQLVKAYNLETDIENKENHEILDILEERLGIIKKEETNYNKVSRFLLRDYRSGKLGKFSLETTQ is encoded by the coding sequence ATGAGTATAAATTGGTACCCCGGTCATATGAAAAAAACAAAGGAGACTATTGCAGAGAATCTGAAAATAGTAGATCTGGTAATAGAGGTACTGGATGCAAGAATACCGCTTTCAAGTAAGAATCCTGACATTTCCAAACTTGCTAAGAATAAGAAGAGACTTACAGTATTGAATAAAGTGGATCTGGCAGATGAAAGAGAAGTGGAAAACTGGAAAGAATATTTTATAAGAAATGATATTTCGGACTATGTTTTGGCAATTAGTGCTGAAAAGGGAACTAATTTAAACGAGCTGAAAAGAATAGTAGATGAAATATATATCGAAAAGCTGGAAAAGGCCAAAAAAAAAGGGCTTAGAAAAACAGAAGTAAGAGCACTTATAGCAGGAATTCCCAATGTGGGTAAGTCAAAGCTGATAAATAAGTTCGCAGGAAAGACTAAGGCAAGAGTGGGAGATAAGCCCGGCTTTACCAGAGGAAAGCAATGGGTGAAGGCAAGTGAAAAGCTGGAGCTTCTGGATACTCCCGGAGTTTTATGGCCGAAGTTTGATGATCCAGAGGTAGGATACAGTCTGGCAATTACAGGCTCTATTAAGGATGATATACTTCCAATAGAAGAAGTAGTGTCAGTATTTATAGACAGAATGAGAAAAACAGGGAAGCTGGACCAGCTGGTGAAGGCATATAATCTGGAAACGGATATTGAAAATAAAGAAAATCATGAAATACTTGATATTCTTGAGGAAAGACTTGGAATAATAAAAAAGGAAGAAACAAATTATAATAAAGTTTCCCGGTTTCTGCTGAGAGATTACAGAAGCGGAAAGTTAGGAAAATTTTCTTTGGAAACAACACAGTAA
- a CDS encoding DUF368 domain-containing protein: protein MFSNFAKGIIIGIGAILPGISGGSLAVIFGVYEKLIHSVSSFFKDPKKNLVFLAVIGFGACIGIVLFSNIQKFLFTYYEIPTMLSLCGLFLGTIPGLFRHANKNGFSALCLVPFLIAFMISVFFSLSGSSSIEIESVNFYLNFKSFMYIFIIGFIMAGSLVIPGISGTVLLMLIGAYGFFLNIVADIKYIFLFPFVSKSMHSEIVNNILILIPLCAGLGAGVFFFSKLMDFLFKKSYSLTYYAVLGFMLGSVPELIPGYSGSLSVYITGIILFLAGLAVSLKFNAKYAG, encoded by the coding sequence ATGTTTTCTAATTTCGCAAAGGGGATAATCATCGGTATAGGTGCTATACTTCCGGGGATAAGCGGCGGTTCTCTGGCTGTTATATTCGGTGTTTATGAAAAACTCATACATTCTGTAAGCAGCTTTTTTAAAGATCCCAAGAAAAACCTTGTTTTTCTCGCTGTTATAGGCTTTGGTGCCTGTATAGGAATAGTTTTATTCAGTAATATTCAAAAATTTCTTTTTACATATTATGAAATACCTACAATGCTCTCATTATGCGGACTTTTTCTCGGGACTATTCCCGGGCTATTCAGACATGCTAATAAAAACGGCTTTTCAGCTCTCTGTCTTGTGCCTTTTTTGATTGCATTTATGATCTCTGTATTCTTTTCCTTATCAGGAAGCAGCAGTATAGAAATCGAGTCCGTGAATTTTTATCTGAATTTTAAAAGCTTTATGTACATATTCATTATAGGCTTTATCATGGCAGGTTCTTTGGTAATTCCCGGAATAAGCGGAACAGTTCTTCTGATGCTTATAGGGGCGTATGGATTTTTCCTGAATATAGTTGCGGATATAAAGTATATTTTCTTATTTCCTTTTGTGTCAAAATCCATGCACAGCGAAATTGTTAACAATATTTTGATTTTGATCCCGCTCTGTGCCGGACTTGGGGCAGGAGTATTTTTTTTCTCAAAACTAATGGATTTTCTGTTCAAAAAATCATACAGCCTCACTTATTATGCAGTTTTAGGTTTTATGCTGGGTTCTGTTCCGGAATTAATTCCGGGTTATTCAGGTAGTTTATCTGTTTACATTACAGGAATTATTTTATTTTTAGCCGGACTTGCCGTGTCGCTGAAATTCAATGCCAAGTACGCCGGATAA
- a CDS encoding calcium-translocating P-type ATPase, SERCA-type, with protein sequence MEKKNWYNLSVEDTVNLLDTNLTDGLTEAQAAERVETYGYNELKQGKKKTFLQKFLAQFKDTMIIILILAAVISGVVGILESKEPVISVLDFLEKISDSFIILLIVIVNAVIGVLQENKAEKSLEALKKLSSPVSKVLRDGQILMLPGKELVPGDIVILDTGDYIPADLRLFEAANLKIEEASLTGESVPVEKITSVIEETDIPLGDRDNLAFSASLVSYGRGKGIVAETGMNTEVGKIAAILDSTEVTQTPLQKRLDKLGKMLGIAAIVICVLMFIIGSSYGKEPMHLFLSAVSLAVAAIPEGLPAIATIVLAIGVQRMVTKHAIVKRLPCVETLGSTTVVCSDKTGTLTQNKMTVEKIYFNNNTVDVENISSLTNELKLLITSIVLCNDSKIIIEEEKTKITGDPTETALVDLGLKFELDKDELESTEIRVDEIPFDSERKLMSTVNKDSKTNTIKVYTKGAVDELLKRCNRILINNEVRELTEKDTAEILKANTSMAENALRVLGTAYKDTNSESADNAETELIYVGMVGMIDPPRPEVKSAIEKCKTAGIKTVMITGDHKITASAIATALGILENDDEAITGADVEKMTDQELENRVKHISVYARVSPEHKVRIVKAWQKHGDIVAMTGDGVNDAPALKTADIGAAMGIVGTDVSKEAADIILTDDNFATIISAVEEGRRIYDNILKAIQFLISSNIGEIIVLFFATLVNWVEPLIPIHILWVNLITDSLPALALSFDPAEENIMKRSPVPANTGIFTKGMIYRIGYQGAMIGILTLIAYRIGIHEDPSNTILGQTMAFAVLSLSQLVHVFNIRSKTNSIFKSGIFNNMYLVYAVLCSFILMIAVLFIPFLQDIFNVVTLSGRDIMIVVVLSIMPVLIVEILKLFKINSFKDEN encoded by the coding sequence ATGGAAAAAAAGAACTGGTACAATCTTTCTGTGGAAGATACGGTAAATCTTCTTGATACAAATCTTACAGACGGGCTTACAGAAGCCCAGGCTGCCGAAAGAGTAGAAACATACGGATATAATGAGCTGAAGCAGGGGAAGAAAAAAACTTTTCTTCAAAAATTTCTGGCTCAGTTTAAAGATACGATGATTATTATTCTGATACTTGCCGCAGTTATATCAGGAGTTGTAGGAATTCTTGAAAGCAAGGAACCTGTGATATCTGTTTTGGATTTTCTGGAAAAAATAAGTGATTCCTTCATTATATTATTAATAGTTATAGTTAACGCCGTTATTGGCGTCCTTCAGGAAAATAAAGCCGAAAAATCTCTGGAAGCGTTAAAAAAACTAAGCTCCCCTGTTTCCAAAGTACTCAGGGACGGACAGATTCTCATGCTTCCCGGTAAAGAGCTTGTTCCCGGAGATATAGTAATACTGGATACCGGTGATTATATTCCTGCCGATCTGAGACTTTTTGAAGCTGCCAATTTGAAAATAGAAGAAGCTTCATTAACAGGTGAATCAGTTCCTGTAGAAAAAATAACCTCTGTCATAGAGGAAACTGATATTCCCCTTGGTGACAGAGACAATCTGGCTTTTTCGGCCAGTCTTGTTTCTTACGGACGCGGAAAAGGCATAGTAGCAGAAACAGGAATGAATACAGAAGTAGGAAAAATTGCAGCAATACTGGATTCTACAGAAGTTACGCAGACTCCCCTGCAGAAAAGACTCGATAAGCTGGGGAAAATGCTTGGAATTGCTGCTATAGTAATTTGTGTTCTCATGTTTATAATAGGAAGCAGTTATGGAAAAGAACCTATGCACCTGTTTCTTTCTGCAGTGAGTCTCGCTGTTGCTGCAATCCCTGAAGGACTTCCGGCTATAGCCACTATAGTTCTGGCTATCGGTGTTCAGAGAATGGTTACCAAACATGCCATCGTAAAGAGACTCCCTTGTGTGGAGACACTTGGAAGTACTACTGTAGTGTGTTCTGATAAAACAGGTACTCTTACACAAAATAAAATGACTGTTGAAAAAATATATTTTAATAATAATACTGTTGATGTAGAAAATATCAGTTCACTTACTAATGAGCTGAAACTCCTTATTACTTCGATCGTCCTATGCAATGACTCCAAGATTATTATTGAGGAAGAAAAAACAAAAATTACCGGTGACCCCACAGAAACTGCACTGGTAGATCTGGGATTAAAATTTGAGCTTGATAAAGACGAGCTTGAAAGTACTGAAATAAGAGTTGATGAAATTCCTTTTGATTCTGAAAGAAAACTTATGTCTACAGTTAATAAAGATTCAAAAACCAATACAATAAAAGTTTATACCAAAGGTGCCGTTGACGAGCTTCTGAAAAGATGTAACAGAATCCTTATAAATAACGAAGTCAGAGAATTGACAGAAAAGGATACTGCCGAAATCCTGAAAGCCAATACCAGTATGGCTGAAAATGCTCTCCGAGTACTGGGAACAGCATATAAAGATACAAACAGCGAATCTGCAGATAATGCCGAAACTGAACTTATATACGTCGGTATGGTAGGAATGATAGATCCTCCAAGACCGGAAGTAAAATCAGCAATTGAAAAATGTAAAACTGCCGGCATAAAAACCGTTATGATAACAGGCGACCATAAAATAACTGCTTCTGCCATTGCTACTGCTCTCGGTATTTTGGAAAATGACGATGAAGCAATTACAGGTGCTGATGTGGAAAAAATGACAGATCAGGAACTCGAAAACAGAGTAAAGCATATTTCCGTATATGCCAGAGTTTCCCCTGAACACAAAGTAAGAATAGTCAAAGCCTGGCAAAAACACGGCGACATAGTTGCAATGACAGGAGATGGTGTTAATGATGCTCCTGCACTTAAAACTGCTGATATAGGTGCTGCCATGGGAATAGTCGGGACTGATGTATCTAAAGAAGCCGCTGACATTATTCTTACAGACGATAACTTTGCTACTATTATTTCTGCTGTAGAAGAAGGAAGAAGAATCTATGATAATATTCTAAAAGCTATCCAATTCCTTATTTCCAGCAATATAGGGGAAATTATTGTATTATTCTTTGCTACTTTGGTAAACTGGGTAGAGCCGTTAATTCCTATTCATATTTTATGGGTTAATCTTATCACGGACAGTCTCCCAGCACTTGCACTGAGCTTTGATCCTGCTGAGGAAAATATTATGAAAAGATCTCCTGTCCCTGCTAATACTGGTATCTTTACCAAAGGTATGATATACAGAATAGGCTATCAGGGTGCCATGATCGGTATTCTTACACTTATAGCCTACAGAATAGGAATACATGAGGATCCTTCTAATACCATCCTTGGTCAGACTATGGCATTTGCAGTTCTGAGTCTTTCTCAGCTTGTACATGTATTTAATATAAGATCAAAAACAAATTCTATATTTAAATCAGGAATATTTAATAATATGTATCTTGTTTATGCGGTATTATGTTCATTTATACTTATGATTGCAGTATTATTCATTCCTTTTTTACAGGATATATTCAATGTTGTCACTCTATCGGGAAGAGACATTATGATAGTTGTAGTTCTGTCAATCATGCCTGTATTGATTGTAGAAATATTAAAGCTCTTCAAAATAAATTCATTTAAAGATGAAAATTAA
- the ytvI gene encoding sporulation integral membrane protein YtvI, which yields MYNYYKSALFKKALFFGRILLVFLLIFIAFKIAVFLSPFVLAVLFSMIVTKIAKFLNSKVKLPKKISTAIALMIVFATVVGLISLIVTKLILEIYSLSFNISTYAQEIRLWIDNFMNFMNRGTIILDRIPEQILNQLKGSVSDIISMATSKISVILNNILSFITSLPNVVIYFFVTVIATVFMSLDKQNIILFVEKQLPASWLNKIYTLKNDLLSVVGGYLKAQAMLITICFFELLIGLNLFHFMGLNVQYPLTFAIIICAIDALPILGAGAFMIPWIVVSLIVKDFKMAVALLILYVIVTAVRQLLEPKLYSQNIGVHPLITLLSMYTGLKLAGFIGIIMGPAVVIILKNVFHEELERGFFKGMFGKKEKIDTETENNNTNT from the coding sequence ATGTATAATTATTATAAAAGTGCATTATTTAAAAAAGCATTATTTTTCGGACGGATACTGCTGGTTTTTTTGCTGATATTTATAGCATTCAAAATTGCCGTATTTCTGTCCCCCTTTGTACTTGCTGTTTTATTTTCAATGATAGTTACCAAAATAGCAAAATTTTTAAATTCCAAAGTAAAACTACCAAAAAAAATAAGTACGGCAATCGCTCTCATGATTGTATTTGCCACTGTAGTCGGTCTTATATCCCTGATTGTTACAAAACTGATTCTGGAGATATACAGCCTTTCATTTAATATTAGTACCTATGCTCAGGAAATAAGGCTTTGGATAGATAATTTCATGAATTTTATGAACAGGGGAACTATAATTCTGGACAGAATACCAGAACAGATATTAAACCAGCTAAAAGGCTCGGTAAGCGATATTATTTCCATGGCAACATCAAAAATAAGTGTTATTCTTAATAATATCCTGTCATTTATTACTTCACTGCCTAATGTAGTGATATACTTTTTTGTCACTGTTATAGCTACTGTTTTTATGAGTCTTGATAAGCAGAACATAATCCTGTTTGTGGAAAAACAATTGCCTGCTTCATGGCTGAATAAAATATATACCCTGAAAAATGATCTTCTGTCTGTGGTAGGCGGTTATCTGAAAGCTCAGGCTATGCTTATTACTATTTGCTTTTTTGAATTGCTTATAGGACTGAATCTTTTTCATTTCATGGGTCTGAATGTACAATATCCCCTTACATTTGCCATTATTATATGTGCAATAGATGCACTTCCTATTCTTGGTGCCGGAGCATTCATGATTCCGTGGATAGTAGTTTCACTGATTGTAAAGGATTTTAAAATGGCTGTTGCCTTACTCATTTTATATGTAATTGTTACTGCGGTAAGACAGCTGCTGGAACCGAAATTATACAGCCAGAATATAGGAGTTCATCCTCTGATAACTCTGTTATCGATGTATACAGGATTAAAACTTGCAGGATTTATCGGTATCATAATGGGACCTGCTGTTGTTATTATATTGAAAAACGTGTTTCATGAAGAACTGGAAAGAGGTTTTTTCAAAGGTATGTTTGGTAAAAAAGAAAAAATTGATACTGAAACTGAAAATAATAATACAAATACATAA
- the glmM gene encoding phosphoglucosamine mutase, producing MARKYFGTDGMRGEANKDLTIDLVTNLGLALGYYLKKNNNKTTKPKIILGTDTRISGYMIRSALASGLTSMGIHIDFVGVLPTPGVSYLTRHLGADAGIMISASHNPVKDNGIKIFSKNGYKLPDEVEEEIEGYMENREEMLKHQVSGDDLGRFKYVEDDMREYLNFLTSTLKTDFRGMKIVVDTANGAAYRVAPKIFHRLKADVTVINNIPNGKNINVNCGSTHPELLQEVVKVYNADLGLAYDGDADRLIAVDDKGNIVDGDLIISVIAKNFQNKGILNSNKIVTTVQSNMGFEKNLDKNGIGLIRANVGDRYVLEKMKEHGLNLGGEQSGHIIMLDYNTTGDGVLSSIQLVAAIKESGKKLSELVEDIKLWPQKLVNTVVSKEKKQTWTENKELIDFIKQKEKEIEGKGRILVRASGTEPLIRVMVEGETQETVDTYIEALVGKVKELLL from the coding sequence ATGGCTAGAAAATACTTTGGAACAGATGGAATGAGAGGAGAAGCGAATAAGGATCTTACTATAGATCTGGTTACGAATCTTGGATTAGCTTTAGGGTATTATTTGAAGAAAAATAATAATAAGACAACAAAACCAAAAATTATATTAGGAACAGATACAAGAATATCAGGATATATGATCAGGTCTGCCCTGGCTTCGGGATTGACATCAATGGGGATTCATATTGATTTTGTGGGAGTACTGCCTACACCGGGTGTTTCATACCTTACAAGACATCTTGGAGCAGATGCGGGAATAATGATTTCAGCTTCACATAATCCGGTAAAAGATAACGGGATAAAGATTTTCAGTAAAAACGGCTATAAACTTCCTGACGAGGTAGAAGAAGAGATAGAAGGATATATGGAAAACAGGGAAGAAATGTTAAAGCATCAGGTTTCCGGCGATGATCTGGGAAGATTCAAATATGTGGAAGATGATATGAGAGAATATCTTAATTTCCTTACATCAACGCTAAAAACAGATTTTAGGGGAATGAAAATAGTAGTAGATACTGCAAACGGAGCTGCATACAGAGTTGCACCGAAAATTTTTCACAGATTAAAAGCTGATGTTACTGTTATAAACAATATACCTAACGGAAAAAATATAAATGTAAACTGCGGGTCTACACATCCGGAATTGCTTCAGGAAGTGGTAAAGGTATATAATGCCGATCTTGGACTTGCTTATGACGGGGATGCGGACAGATTAATCGCTGTGGATGACAAAGGAAATATAGTTGACGGAGACTTAATAATATCTGTTATTGCGAAAAACTTTCAGAACAAAGGTATACTAAACTCTAATAAAATAGTAACAACGGTGCAGAGCAATATGGGATTCGAGAAGAACCTTGATAAAAACGGTATCGGACTTATAAGAGCCAATGTAGGAGACAGATATGTCCTTGAAAAAATGAAGGAACACGGTCTGAATCTGGGCGGTGAGCAGTCAGGGCATATAATTATGCTTGATTATAATACTACAGGTGACGGAGTTCTTTCTTCAATACAGCTCGTAGCTGCAATAAAAGAAAGCGGGAAGAAACTCAGCGAGCTTGTGGAGGATATTAAGTTATGGCCTCAAAAGCTTGTAAATACTGTAGTTTCTAAAGAAAAAAAACAGACATGGACTGAAAATAAAGAGCTTATAGATTTTATAAAGCAAAAAGAAAAAGAGATCGAAGGAAAAGGAAGAATACTTGTGAGAGCTTCCGGAACAGAGCCTTTAATAAGGGTAATGGTAGAAGGAGAAACACAGGAAACTGTGGATACTTATATTGAAGCACTTGTAGGTAAAGTAAAAGAACTGTTATTATAA
- a CDS encoding DUF4926 domain-containing protein, whose product METGNKVRYTGEDNEVTMLKKNDTGTILLSHGDGYFEVEFLDEEGIVKVLETLSEEVLEKI is encoded by the coding sequence ATGGAGACTGGAAACAAGGTAAGGTATACCGGTGAGGACAATGAAGTAACAATGCTGAAAAAGAATGACACAGGAACAATACTTTTATCACACGGTGACGGATATTTTGAGGTGGAATTCCTTGATGAAGAAGGAATAGTGAAAGTATTGGAAACATTAAGCGAAGAAGTTTTGGAAAAAATTTAG
- a CDS encoding class I SAM-dependent DNA methyltransferase has translation MHREFANIYDVFMESVDYENWYMYLRKYIKNPGTVLDLGCGTGEFLVKFLKDGFTCIGVDISEVMLEIARDKTKESSDIELYQGDIRKFRTEKPAEYIVCNFDTVNYFDKFSDLEDFLDCSYENLTEDGILIFDVVTEEIFDEMFENGVFLDEKENYLTIWRYDKEGENYIINIKLFIREKENLFRNYEEVHVKTIFDLEEIANKALETGFDIVDIRNDEEFGENRFFFILKK, from the coding sequence TTGCATAGAGAATTTGCAAATATTTATGACGTTTTTATGGAGAGCGTTGATTATGAAAACTGGTATATGTATCTCAGAAAATATATAAAAAATCCGGGAACAGTTCTTGATCTGGGCTGCGGGACTGGTGAGTTTCTGGTGAAATTTTTGAAAGACGGCTTTACCTGCATCGGAGTGGATATCTCTGAGGTCATGCTGGAAATTGCCAGAGACAAAACAAAAGAATCGTCTGATATTGAATTATATCAGGGGGACATCAGAAAATTCAGGACTGAAAAACCGGCAGAGTATATTGTCTGTAATTTTGATACAGTGAACTATTTTGATAAATTCAGCGATCTTGAGGATTTTCTGGACTGCTCATATGAAAATCTGACAGAAGACGGAATTTTGATATTCGATGTAGTAACGGAAGAAATATTTGATGAAATGTTTGAAAACGGGGTATTTCTGGATGAAAAAGAAAATTACCTTACCATATGGCGTTATGATAAAGAAGGAGAAAACTATATTATAAACATAAAACTATTTATCAGGGAAAAAGAGAACCTGTTCAGAAATTATGAAGAAGTACATGTAAAAACTATATTTGATCTTGAGGAAATTGCAAATAAAGCTCTTGAAACCGGATTTGACATAGTGGATATAAGAAATGACGAGGAATTCGGAGAAAACAGATTTTTCTTTATATTAAAAAAATAA
- a CDS encoding AtpZ/AtpI family protein: MKDNEKAKKHKERQRTLKYMSVGMNMIYTLCTPMVLMGCLYYFVIEKKFGRQPVVFIIMIGLGLISGYYSFYKLVKEIGK; this comes from the coding sequence ATGAAAGATAATGAAAAAGCAAAAAAACATAAAGAAAGACAGAGAACATTGAAATATATGTCTGTGGGAATGAATATGATTTATACACTGTGTACCCCCATGGTATTAATGGGCTGTCTGTACTATTTTGTAATAGAAAAAAAATTCGGACGACAGCCGGTGGTATTTATAATTATGATAGGTCTTGGATTAATATCAGGGTACTATAGTTTTTATAAACTTGTTAAAGAAATTGGAAAATAA
- a CDS encoding ATP synthase subunit I, producing the protein MLEYFSKDIIKMLKIAIVITVIVLLAGVILQIKALYFACFLGCLVSVFNIISLYRDCQRIMYFPDKIKTKVYSQFFRRFVIYGIVLFIVGYITQKYKFGKLELNMLFCGLGLLNFKISLYLSVMFKSKKIGDDTV; encoded by the coding sequence ATGTTAGAATATTTTAGTAAAGATATAATAAAAATGCTGAAAATAGCAATAGTTATTACAGTAATAGTTTTACTTGCAGGAGTAATCCTGCAGATAAAGGCACTGTATTTCGCCTGTTTTTTAGGCTGTCTGGTGTCAGTTTTCAACATAATATCTTTATACAGAGACTGTCAGAGAATAATGTATTTCCCTGACAAAATTAAAACAAAAGTATACTCCCAGTTTTTTCGAAGGTTTGTTATTTATGGGATAGTGTTATTCATAGTAGGTTATATAACACAGAAGTATAAATTCGGGAAACTGGAGCTGAATATGCTGTTTTGCGGTCTAGGACTGCTGAACTTTAAAATATCACTGTATCTTAGTGTGATGTTTAAAAGTAAGAAAATAGGAGACGATACGGTATGA